In Bactrocera oleae isolate idBacOlea1 chromosome 3, idBacOlea1, whole genome shotgun sequence, a genomic segment contains:
- the esc gene encoding polycomb protein esc, giving the protein MSKVKSDKVTSKDSVHGENSEDSCGDDTASVSTNNTSRSKSPTTRRSRGHRRSNKSKARKPAYKYDYHVKENHGQAIFGISFNQWLGNDQPLIFATAGSNRCTIYECPRQGGIKLLMCYADPDPDEVFYTCAWSYDIKTSLPLIATAGYRGVIRVIDVQKNETVGNYIGHGQAINELKYHPRQPHLLLSGSKDHAIRLWNTQSHVCIAIFGGVEGHRDEVLSIDFDYRGERIMSSGMDHSLKLWCINTEDFKEKIEFSRTFNPNKSQRPFPTIMQHFPDFSTRDIHRNYVDCVQWFGDFVLSKSCENSIICWKPGQLHQGLSQLKPNDPSCTIIAEFDYDECEIWFVRFGFNPCHKIIALGNQHGKVYVWELDPSDPGHTNTSTLNNLKCNSPVRQVAFSRDSSVLVYVCDDGTVWRWNKTNIVQKTP; this is encoded by the exons ATGTCTAAAGTGAAAAGTGACAAAGTGACGTCGAAAGATAGTGTACATGGCGAAAACAGTGAAGATTCGTGCGGT gATGACACAGCCAGCGTCAGCACTAATAATACCTCTCGTAGCAAATCACCAACCACTCGGCGATCCCGTGGTCATAGGCGTAGCAACAAATCAAAAGCACGTAAACCTGCATATAAATATGA tTATCATGTGAAGGAAAATCATGGACAGGCCATTTTCGGTATTAGTTTCAATCAGTGGTTGGGGAACGATCAGCCGCTCATATTCGCCACCGCAGGTAGCAATCGCTGTACCATTTATGAGTGTCCACGTCAAGGTGGTATAAAATTGCTCATGTGCTATGCGGACCCGGAT CCAGACGAGGTGTTCTACACATGTGCTTGGTCGTACGACATTAAAACATCGCTACCCTTGATTGCTACGGCTGGCTATCGTGGTGTGATTCGGGTTATTGATGTGCAAAAAAATGAAACTGTGGGCAACTACATCGGCCATGGGCAAGCCATTAACGAACTGAAATATCATCCGCGACAGCCGCATCTCTTATTATCTGGTAGTAAAGACCATGCGATACGCCTTTGGAATACACAGTCGCACGTGTGTATTGCAATTTTTGGTGGTGTGGAAGGTCACCGGGATGAAGTGCTTTCTATAGATTTTGATTATCGTGGCGAACGTATTATGTCCAGTGGTATGGATCACTCGTTAAAACTTTGGTGTATAAATACAGAAGATTTTAAAGAGAAAATTGAATTCTCGCGTACATTTAATCCAAACAAATCGCAGAGACCTTTTCCAACAATAATGCAGCACTTCCCAGACTTTTCTACACGAGATATACATCGAAACTATGTGGATTGTGTGCAATGGTTTGGAGATTTCGTACTATCTAAATCATGCGAGAATTCTATAATTTGCTGGAAGCCCGGACAGCTGCATCAAGGACTGTCGCAGCTCAAACCCAATGACCCATCATGTACCATTATCGCCGAATTTGACTATGATGAATGTGAAATATGGTTTGTTCGGTTTGGATTTAATCCGTGTCACAAAATAATTGCATTGGGAAATCAGCATGGTAAAGTGTACGTGTGGGAACTCGATCCTAGTGACCCTGGGCACACAAATACGAGTAcgctaaataatttaaaatgtaattctCCTGTGAGACAAGTGGCATTCTCACGTGATTCCAGTGTTCTTGTCTATGTGTGTGATGATGGAACAGTTTGGCGATGGAATAAAACCAATATTGTACAAAAAACGCCATAA